One genomic segment of Ricinus communis isolate WT05 ecotype wild-type chromosome 5, ASM1957865v1, whole genome shotgun sequence includes these proteins:
- the LOC8266448 gene encoding O-glucosyltransferase rumi homolog isoform X1, producing MMPSLKKGLVSIRTLLFLLFLLIAAFISCLWIDTSTFSVERSTNKTMVIPAKHNILRNETIEFPLNCAINNELQSKVSVERSTNTTVVISEKHNIPQRETIEFPLNCTINNNQTQTCPTNYPRPTTSRADDQDPPRTVCPNYFRWIHEDLRPWIAAGISRDMVERAQRTAHFHLIIVGGKAHIKKYRESTQTRDTFTIWGILQLLRRYPGKIPDLELMFDTDDRPVIRSSDYHEQNTTGPPPLFRYCGDRWTMDIVFPDWSFWGWPDINIKPWDELSIDIKEGNNGSKWIDREPYAYWKGNPFVAETRKDLLACNVSDQRDWNARLFIRDWIQESQQGYKQSDLARQCTHRYKIYIEGYAWSVSEKYILACNSLPLLVKPYYHDFFTRSLQPLQHYWPIRDTDKCKSIKFAVDWGNKNNQKAQEIGKAASDFIQEELKMDYVYDYMFHLLNEYAKLLKFAPRVPEEAVEMCSEIMACPADGLEKKFMTESLVKSPRITRPCTLPPAYEPHVLGAFYRKKLNTLRRVQKWEDGYWKEFNKQHQQNSVTFMMIYTKSLAIMSACY from the exons ATGATGCCATCATTGAAAAAAGGACTTGTCAGTATCAGGACTCTGCTCTTCCTTCTATTCCTCTTGATTGCTGCCTTCATATCTTGCTTATGGATTGATACT TCTACATTTTCAGTAGAAAGATCAACAAACAAGACTATGGTTATCCCAGCAAAGCACAACATACTCAGGAACGAAACAATTGAATTCCCATTAAACTGCGCCATCAACAATGAATTGCAGTCTAAAGTTTCAGTCGAAAGGTCAACAAACACGACTGTGGTTATCTCAGAAAAGCACAACATACCCCAGAGAGAAACAATTGAATTCCCATTAAACTGCACCATCAACAACAACCAAACTCAAACCTGCCCAACAAACTATCCAAGACCGACTACATCTCGAGCAGATGATCAAGACCCACCAAGAACAGTGTGCCCAAACTATTTTCGATGGATTCATGAAGATCTAAGGCCATGGATTGCCGCAGGAATAAGCAGAGACATGGTGGAAAGAGCTCAAAGAACAGCACATTTCCATCTGATAATAGTTGGAGGCAAAGCACATATCAAGAAATACAGAGAATCAACACAAACTAGAGATACATTTACCATATGGGGCATATTGCAGCTTCTCAGGAGGTATCCGGGAAAGATACCGGACTTGGAGCTGATGTTTGATACTGATGATCGACCGGTTATCCGATCAAGTGATTACCATGAGCAGAACACCACAGGACCACCACCGTTGTTTAGGTACTGTGGTGACAGGTGGACAATGGATATAGTGTTTCCTGATTGGTCTTTCTGGGGATG GCCTGATATTAATATAAAGCCATGGGACGAATTGTCGATAGACATAAAAGAAGGCAATAACGGGAGCAAATGGATTGATAGAGAACCTTACGCTTACTGGAAGGGAAACCCCTTTGTAGCTGAAACCAGAAAGGACCTCCTCGCTTGCAATGTCTCTGACCAACGAGACTGGAATGCTCGCCTATTCATCCGG GATTGGATTCAGGAATCCCAGCAAGGATACAAgcaatcagacttagcaaggCAATGTACACACAG GTACAAAATCTACATTGAAGGATATGCGTGGTCTGTTAGTGAGAAGTACATTCTAGCCTGCAATTCTCTGCCATTGCTTGTAAAGCCATACTATCATGACTTCTTTACCAGAAGTCTGCAACCTCTGCAGCACTATTGGCCTATTCGAGATACCGATAAATGCAAGTCGATCAAATTTGCAGTAGACTGGGGCAATAAGAACAATCAAAAG GCACAAGAAATTGGGAAAGCAGCCAGTGATTTTATCCAAGAAGAGTTAAAGATGGATTATGTGTATGACTACATGTTTCATCTCTTAAATGAGTATGCTAAGCTACTCAAATTTGCGCCACGAGTACCTGAAGAAGCTGTGGAAATGTGCTCAGAGATTATGGCCTGCCCTGCAGATGGGTTAGAGAAGAAGTTCATGACAGAATCATTGGTGAAGAGTCCTCGGATTACAAGACCATGTACCTTGCCTCCCGCTTATGAACCTCATGTTTTAGGAGCCTTCTACAGGAAAAAGTTAAATACCTTAAGGCGAGTGCAGAAATGGGAAGATGGATACTGGAAAGAATTTAACAAACAGCATCAACAGAATTCAGTCACATTTATGATGATATACACCAAGTCATTGGCTATAATGTCTGCCTGCTATTAA
- the LOC8266448 gene encoding uncharacterized protein LOC8266448 isoform X2 yields the protein MMPSLKKGLVSIRTLLFLLFLLIAAFISCLWIDTSTFSVERSTNKTMVIPAKHNILRNETIEFPLNCAINNELQSKVSVERSTNTTVVISEKHNIPQRETIEFPLNCTINNNQTQTCPTNYPRPTTSRADDQDPPRTVCPNYFRWIHEDLRPWIAAGISRDMVERAQRTAHFHLIIVGGKAHIKKYRESTQTRDTFTIWGILQLLRRYPGKIPDLELMFDTDDRPVIRSSDYHEQNTTGPPPLFRPDINIKPWDELSIDIKEGNNGSKWIDREPYAYWKGNPFVAETRKDLLACNVSDQRDWNARLFIRDWIQESQQGYKQSDLARQCTHRYKIYIEGYAWSVSEKYILACNSLPLLVKPYYHDFFTRSLQPLQHYWPIRDTDKCKSIKFAVDWGNKNNQKAQEIGKAASDFIQEELKMDYVYDYMFHLLNEYAKLLKFAPRVPEEAVEMCSEIMACPADGLEKKFMTESLVKSPRITRPCTLPPAYEPHVLGAFYRKKLNTLRRVQKWEDGYWKEFNKQHQQNSVTFMMIYTKSLAIMSACY from the exons ATGATGCCATCATTGAAAAAAGGACTTGTCAGTATCAGGACTCTGCTCTTCCTTCTATTCCTCTTGATTGCTGCCTTCATATCTTGCTTATGGATTGATACT TCTACATTTTCAGTAGAAAGATCAACAAACAAGACTATGGTTATCCCAGCAAAGCACAACATACTCAGGAACGAAACAATTGAATTCCCATTAAACTGCGCCATCAACAATGAATTGCAGTCTAAAGTTTCAGTCGAAAGGTCAACAAACACGACTGTGGTTATCTCAGAAAAGCACAACATACCCCAGAGAGAAACAATTGAATTCCCATTAAACTGCACCATCAACAACAACCAAACTCAAACCTGCCCAACAAACTATCCAAGACCGACTACATCTCGAGCAGATGATCAAGACCCACCAAGAACAGTGTGCCCAAACTATTTTCGATGGATTCATGAAGATCTAAGGCCATGGATTGCCGCAGGAATAAGCAGAGACATGGTGGAAAGAGCTCAAAGAACAGCACATTTCCATCTGATAATAGTTGGAGGCAAAGCACATATCAAGAAATACAGAGAATCAACACAAACTAGAGATACATTTACCATATGGGGCATATTGCAGCTTCTCAGGAGGTATCCGGGAAAGATACCGGACTTGGAGCTGATGTTTGATACTGATGATCGACCGGTTATCCGATCAAGTGATTACCATGAGCAGAACACCACAGGACCACCACCGTTGTTTAG GCCTGATATTAATATAAAGCCATGGGACGAATTGTCGATAGACATAAAAGAAGGCAATAACGGGAGCAAATGGATTGATAGAGAACCTTACGCTTACTGGAAGGGAAACCCCTTTGTAGCTGAAACCAGAAAGGACCTCCTCGCTTGCAATGTCTCTGACCAACGAGACTGGAATGCTCGCCTATTCATCCGG GATTGGATTCAGGAATCCCAGCAAGGATACAAgcaatcagacttagcaaggCAATGTACACACAG GTACAAAATCTACATTGAAGGATATGCGTGGTCTGTTAGTGAGAAGTACATTCTAGCCTGCAATTCTCTGCCATTGCTTGTAAAGCCATACTATCATGACTTCTTTACCAGAAGTCTGCAACCTCTGCAGCACTATTGGCCTATTCGAGATACCGATAAATGCAAGTCGATCAAATTTGCAGTAGACTGGGGCAATAAGAACAATCAAAAG GCACAAGAAATTGGGAAAGCAGCCAGTGATTTTATCCAAGAAGAGTTAAAGATGGATTATGTGTATGACTACATGTTTCATCTCTTAAATGAGTATGCTAAGCTACTCAAATTTGCGCCACGAGTACCTGAAGAAGCTGTGGAAATGTGCTCAGAGATTATGGCCTGCCCTGCAGATGGGTTAGAGAAGAAGTTCATGACAGAATCATTGGTGAAGAGTCCTCGGATTACAAGACCATGTACCTTGCCTCCCGCTTATGAACCTCATGTTTTAGGAGCCTTCTACAGGAAAAAGTTAAATACCTTAAGGCGAGTGCAGAAATGGGAAGATGGATACTGGAAAGAATTTAACAAACAGCATCAACAGAATTCAGTCACATTTATGATGATATACACCAAGTCATTGGCTATAATGTCTGCCTGCTATTAA
- the LOC8266448 gene encoding O-glucosyltransferase rumi homolog isoform X3, producing MVIPAKHNILRNETIEFPLNCAINNELQSKVSVERSTNTTVVISEKHNIPQRETIEFPLNCTINNNQTQTCPTNYPRPTTSRADDQDPPRTVCPNYFRWIHEDLRPWIAAGISRDMVERAQRTAHFHLIIVGGKAHIKKYRESTQTRDTFTIWGILQLLRRYPGKIPDLELMFDTDDRPVIRSSDYHEQNTTGPPPLFRYCGDRWTMDIVFPDWSFWGWPDINIKPWDELSIDIKEGNNGSKWIDREPYAYWKGNPFVAETRKDLLACNVSDQRDWNARLFIRDWIQESQQGYKQSDLARQCTHRYKIYIEGYAWSVSEKYILACNSLPLLVKPYYHDFFTRSLQPLQHYWPIRDTDKCKSIKFAVDWGNKNNQKAQEIGKAASDFIQEELKMDYVYDYMFHLLNEYAKLLKFAPRVPEEAVEMCSEIMACPADGLEKKFMTESLVKSPRITRPCTLPPAYEPHVLGAFYRKKLNTLRRVQKWEDGYWKEFNKQHQQNSVTFMMIYTKSLAIMSACY from the exons ATGGTTATCCCAGCAAAGCACAACATACTCAGGAACGAAACAATTGAATTCCCATTAAACTGCGCCATCAACAATGAATTGCAGTCTAAAGTTTCAGTCGAAAGGTCAACAAACACGACTGTGGTTATCTCAGAAAAGCACAACATACCCCAGAGAGAAACAATTGAATTCCCATTAAACTGCACCATCAACAACAACCAAACTCAAACCTGCCCAACAAACTATCCAAGACCGACTACATCTCGAGCAGATGATCAAGACCCACCAAGAACAGTGTGCCCAAACTATTTTCGATGGATTCATGAAGATCTAAGGCCATGGATTGCCGCAGGAATAAGCAGAGACATGGTGGAAAGAGCTCAAAGAACAGCACATTTCCATCTGATAATAGTTGGAGGCAAAGCACATATCAAGAAATACAGAGAATCAACACAAACTAGAGATACATTTACCATATGGGGCATATTGCAGCTTCTCAGGAGGTATCCGGGAAAGATACCGGACTTGGAGCTGATGTTTGATACTGATGATCGACCGGTTATCCGATCAAGTGATTACCATGAGCAGAACACCACAGGACCACCACCGTTGTTTAGGTACTGTGGTGACAGGTGGACAATGGATATAGTGTTTCCTGATTGGTCTTTCTGGGGATG GCCTGATATTAATATAAAGCCATGGGACGAATTGTCGATAGACATAAAAGAAGGCAATAACGGGAGCAAATGGATTGATAGAGAACCTTACGCTTACTGGAAGGGAAACCCCTTTGTAGCTGAAACCAGAAAGGACCTCCTCGCTTGCAATGTCTCTGACCAACGAGACTGGAATGCTCGCCTATTCATCCGG GATTGGATTCAGGAATCCCAGCAAGGATACAAgcaatcagacttagcaaggCAATGTACACACAG GTACAAAATCTACATTGAAGGATATGCGTGGTCTGTTAGTGAGAAGTACATTCTAGCCTGCAATTCTCTGCCATTGCTTGTAAAGCCATACTATCATGACTTCTTTACCAGAAGTCTGCAACCTCTGCAGCACTATTGGCCTATTCGAGATACCGATAAATGCAAGTCGATCAAATTTGCAGTAGACTGGGGCAATAAGAACAATCAAAAG GCACAAGAAATTGGGAAAGCAGCCAGTGATTTTATCCAAGAAGAGTTAAAGATGGATTATGTGTATGACTACATGTTTCATCTCTTAAATGAGTATGCTAAGCTACTCAAATTTGCGCCACGAGTACCTGAAGAAGCTGTGGAAATGTGCTCAGAGATTATGGCCTGCCCTGCAGATGGGTTAGAGAAGAAGTTCATGACAGAATCATTGGTGAAGAGTCCTCGGATTACAAGACCATGTACCTTGCCTCCCGCTTATGAACCTCATGTTTTAGGAGCCTTCTACAGGAAAAAGTTAAATACCTTAAGGCGAGTGCAGAAATGGGAAGATGGATACTGGAAAGAATTTAACAAACAGCATCAACAGAATTCAGTCACATTTATGATGATATACACCAAGTCATTGGCTATAATGTCTGCCTGCTATTAA
- the LOC8266449 gene encoding probable LRR receptor-like serine/threonine-protein kinase At1g63430 isoform X1: MRSHTPLVQLLFVIASVLFVVCESFPKDEVEALTTFKEAIFEDPLLVLSNWNTLDSDPCDWSGIACSFARDRVMKINITGASLRGFIPPELGRITYLQELVLHGNNLIGPIPKELGMLKYLKVLDLGVNQLTGPIPPEIANLNNVMRINLQSNGLTGHLPPELGTLKYLEELRLDRNRLQGTVPAGGNSDFPSNAHGMYASNSSGLCQASQLKVADLSYNFFVGSIPKCLKYLPSTSFQGNCLHNKDPKQRSAAQCGGAPPARAHQTFNSKHQPAEDVSKQHQGASKPAWLLALEIVTGTMVGSLFLVAVLTAFQRCNSKSSIIIPWKKSASQNDHMAVYIDSEMLKDVARFSRQELEVACEDFSNIIGSCPDSLVYKGNIKGGPEIAVISLCIKEEHWTGYLELYFQKEVADLARLDHENTGKLLGYCRESNPFTRMLVFEYASNGTLYEHLHYGEGCQLSWTRRMKIILGIARGLKYLHTELDPPFTISELNSSAVYLTEDFSPKVVDFESWKSIVSRSEKNSGSIGSQGAICVLPDSMEGRHLDVQGNVYAFGVLLLEIISGRPPYCKEKGCLVDWAKEYLEMPEVMSYVVDPELKHFQYEDVKVICEVVSLCIHPEPRKRPSMEEISRTLESRIDTSVSVELKASSLAWAELALSS, encoded by the exons ATGAGATCACATACTCCTTTAGTGCAGCTTCTTTTTGTAATTGCTTCTGTTCTTTTTGTAGTCTGTGAGTCATTTCCTAAAGATGAAG TTGAGGCACTTACAACCTTCAAAGAAGCAATATTTGAAGACCCACTACTGGTTTTATCGAATTGGAACACCCTAGATTCAGATCCTTGTGACTGGTCTGGCATTGCATGCTCTTTTGCTAGAGACCGTGTTATGAAAAT AAACATAACTGGAGCATCTCTAAGAGGATTTATTCCCCCGGAACTGGGTCGGATCACATACTTGCAGGAACT AGTCTTGCATGGTAATAACTTGATCGGGCCAATCCCAAAAGAGCTGGGCATGCTGAAGTACCTCAAGGTTTTGGATTTGGGAGTGAATCAATTGACTGGTCCTATCCCTCCAGAGATTGCAAATTTAAACAATGTCATGAGAAT AAATCTTCAGTCCAATGGGTTAACTGGGCATTTGCCACCTGAACTTGGCACTTTGAAGTACCTTGAGGAACTTCGTCTGGATAGGAATAGACTTCAAGGAACTGTTCCTGCTGGTGGCAATTCAGATTTTCCATCTAACGCACATGGGAT GTATGCGTCAAACTCAAGTGGCTTATGTCAAGCATCTCAATTAAAAGTGGCAGATTTATCATATAACTTCTTTGTTGGGAGCATACCTAAATGCTTAAAGTATCTTCCAAG CACAAGCTTCCAAGGGAACTGCCTCCACAACAAAGATCCTAAACAACGGTCTGCTGCACAATGTG GTGGTGCACCACCTGCCAGAGCCCATCAAACATTCAACTCTAAGCACCAGCCTGCTGAAGATGTATCCAAGCAACATCAGGGAGCATCAAAACCTGCATGGCTTTTGGCTTTGGAAATTGTAACAGGAACCATGGTGGGATCTCTGTTTCTCGTTGCTGTTTTAACCGCTTTCCAGAGATGCAATAgcaaatcttctataataaTTCCTTGGAAGAAGTCAGCAAGTCAGAATGATCATATGGCAGTATACATAG ACTCTGAGATGTTGAAAGATGTTGCAAGATTCAGCAGACAAGAGCTTGAAGTTGCTTGTGAAGATTTCAGCAATATTATTGGCTCTTGTCCAGATAGTTTGGTTTATAAAGGCAACATAAAAGGTGGGCCTGAGATTGCTGTTATATCCCTTTGCATTAAAGAAGAACATTGGACAGGGTATCTTGAGCTCTATTTTCAGAAAGAG GTAGCAGATTTGGCTAGATTAGATCATGAGAATACGGGGAAATTACTGGGGTATTGTAGAGAAAGCAATCCATTTACGAGAATGCTGGTTTTTGAATATGCATCAAATGGAACATTGTATGAACACCTTCATT ATGGAGAAGGTTGCCAGTTATCTTGGACAAGGCGTATGAAAATTATTCTAGGCATTGCTCGTGGACTCAAATATCTTCACACAGAACTTGATCCACCGTTTACTATATCAGAACTAAATTCTAGTGCTGTGTATCTTACAGAAGACTTTTCTCCTAAG GTGGTTGATTTTGAAAGTTGGAAAAGTATAGTTTCAAGATCAGAAAAGAACTCAGGGTCAATAGGCAGCCAAGGTGCAATTTGTGTACTTCCAGATTCAATGGAAGGACGTCACCTTGACGTCCAAGGAAATGTATATGCTTTCGGTGTGCTTTTATTGGAAATAATCAGCGGTAGACCACCATACTGCAAGGAAAAAGGATGCTTGGTAGATTGG GCCAAGGAGTATCTGGAAATGCCAGAAGTAATGTCATATGTGGTGGATCCAGAGTTGAAACATTTCCAATATGAAGATGTCAAAGTGATATGTGAAGTGGTAAGCTTGTGCATTCATCCAGAACCGAGGAAGCGGCCTTCCATGGAGGAAATAAGCAGAACGCTGGAGAGCAGAATTGACACATCAGTGTCGGTTGAATTAAAGGCGTCTTCTTTAGCATGGGCAGAGCTTGCATTGTCGTCGTGA
- the LOC8266449 gene encoding probable LRR receptor-like serine/threonine-protein kinase At1g63430 isoform X2 — protein MLKYLKVLDLGVNQLTGPIPPEIANLNNVMRINLQSNGLTGHLPPELGTLKYLEELRLDRNRLQGTVPAGGNSDFPSNAHGMYASNSSGLCQASQLKVADLSYNFFVGSIPKCLKYLPSTSFQGNCLHNKDPKQRSAAQCGGAPPARAHQTFNSKHQPAEDVSKQHQGASKPAWLLALEIVTGTMVGSLFLVAVLTAFQRCNSKSSIIIPWKKSASQNDHMAVYIDSEMLKDVARFSRQELEVACEDFSNIIGSCPDSLVYKGNIKGGPEIAVISLCIKEEHWTGYLELYFQKEVADLARLDHENTGKLLGYCRESNPFTRMLVFEYASNGTLYEHLHYGEGCQLSWTRRMKIILGIARGLKYLHTELDPPFTISELNSSAVYLTEDFSPKVVDFESWKSIVSRSEKNSGSIGSQGAICVLPDSMEGRHLDVQGNVYAFGVLLLEIISGRPPYCKEKGCLVDWAKEYLEMPEVMSYVVDPELKHFQYEDVKVICEVVSLCIHPEPRKRPSMEEISRTLESRIDTSVSVELKASSLAWAELALSS, from the exons ATGCTGAAGTACCTCAAGGTTTTGGATTTGGGAGTGAATCAATTGACTGGTCCTATCCCTCCAGAGATTGCAAATTTAAACAATGTCATGAGAAT AAATCTTCAGTCCAATGGGTTAACTGGGCATTTGCCACCTGAACTTGGCACTTTGAAGTACCTTGAGGAACTTCGTCTGGATAGGAATAGACTTCAAGGAACTGTTCCTGCTGGTGGCAATTCAGATTTTCCATCTAACGCACATGGGAT GTATGCGTCAAACTCAAGTGGCTTATGTCAAGCATCTCAATTAAAAGTGGCAGATTTATCATATAACTTCTTTGTTGGGAGCATACCTAAATGCTTAAAGTATCTTCCAAG CACAAGCTTCCAAGGGAACTGCCTCCACAACAAAGATCCTAAACAACGGTCTGCTGCACAATGTG GTGGTGCACCACCTGCCAGAGCCCATCAAACATTCAACTCTAAGCACCAGCCTGCTGAAGATGTATCCAAGCAACATCAGGGAGCATCAAAACCTGCATGGCTTTTGGCTTTGGAAATTGTAACAGGAACCATGGTGGGATCTCTGTTTCTCGTTGCTGTTTTAACCGCTTTCCAGAGATGCAATAgcaaatcttctataataaTTCCTTGGAAGAAGTCAGCAAGTCAGAATGATCATATGGCAGTATACATAG ACTCTGAGATGTTGAAAGATGTTGCAAGATTCAGCAGACAAGAGCTTGAAGTTGCTTGTGAAGATTTCAGCAATATTATTGGCTCTTGTCCAGATAGTTTGGTTTATAAAGGCAACATAAAAGGTGGGCCTGAGATTGCTGTTATATCCCTTTGCATTAAAGAAGAACATTGGACAGGGTATCTTGAGCTCTATTTTCAGAAAGAG GTAGCAGATTTGGCTAGATTAGATCATGAGAATACGGGGAAATTACTGGGGTATTGTAGAGAAAGCAATCCATTTACGAGAATGCTGGTTTTTGAATATGCATCAAATGGAACATTGTATGAACACCTTCATT ATGGAGAAGGTTGCCAGTTATCTTGGACAAGGCGTATGAAAATTATTCTAGGCATTGCTCGTGGACTCAAATATCTTCACACAGAACTTGATCCACCGTTTACTATATCAGAACTAAATTCTAGTGCTGTGTATCTTACAGAAGACTTTTCTCCTAAG GTGGTTGATTTTGAAAGTTGGAAAAGTATAGTTTCAAGATCAGAAAAGAACTCAGGGTCAATAGGCAGCCAAGGTGCAATTTGTGTACTTCCAGATTCAATGGAAGGACGTCACCTTGACGTCCAAGGAAATGTATATGCTTTCGGTGTGCTTTTATTGGAAATAATCAGCGGTAGACCACCATACTGCAAGGAAAAAGGATGCTTGGTAGATTGG GCCAAGGAGTATCTGGAAATGCCAGAAGTAATGTCATATGTGGTGGATCCAGAGTTGAAACATTTCCAATATGAAGATGTCAAAGTGATATGTGAAGTGGTAAGCTTGTGCATTCATCCAGAACCGAGGAAGCGGCCTTCCATGGAGGAAATAAGCAGAACGCTGGAGAGCAGAATTGACACATCAGTGTCGGTTGAATTAAAGGCGTCTTCTTTAGCATGGGCAGAGCTTGCATTGTCGTCGTGA
- the LOC8266450 gene encoding RNA-binding NOB1-like protein, producing METSQSPSSSAQSSCWSNIVKNPPQQPNNQNPSPNPTNQIFVESCKSSKGISMAVIDANAVIEGGEKLHNLADKFVTVPEVLAEIRDPVSRHRLSFVPFTIDSLEPSTDALNKVIKFVRATGDLQTLSDVDLKLLALTYTLEAQIHGTKHIRDAPPPIHTVNVKRLPEKDMPGWGSNVPNLEEWEALEQEAGDGLNAGSRILPLKEMSLNTITVDDQSEDCAVVTGSEEHSENHEDVDHGLRKHRRYPPKKKEISIEGKKMVADGIDASQGQFDDDAGDWMPAVSRSTHRRFLRRKARREYNEALIEKDSRENMESNDIKEITIPDPSLHQSSESVNAGNGIYEESEMKNNDEDLSSILTKMRLEEESAKALQEGKEENSTSVGLKFTDNMHLEASADSNANVDLEANIANGELDHLDILSETTETVDVSHGDDDASEQSWMLRSLSESSVACVTSDYAMQNVLLQMGLRLLAPGGMQIRQLHRWILKCHACYTVTAEIGRIFCPKCGNGGTLRKVAITVGENGIVLADCRPRISLRGTKFSLPLPQGGRDAITKNLILREDQLPQKLLYPKTKKKVNKQGDDFFAVDDIFSHHTDKRAPFRPPIRKALAVFSGRRNPNDNHYSRPKN from the exons ATGGAGACCTCACAGTCTCCGTCCTCGTCAGCACAATCATCATGCTGGagcaacatagtaaagaatcCACCTCAACAACCGAACAACCAGAACCCGAGCCCGAACCCGACAAATCAAATATTCGTGGAAAGCTGTAAGTCATCAAAAGGGATATCAATGGCAGTAATCGATGCAAACGCTGTAATTGAAGGCGGTGAAAAGCTCCATAATTTAGCCGACAAGTTTGTTACAGTTCCCGAAGTTCTAGCCGAGATTCGCGACCCGGTCTCACGTCACCGCCTTTCATTTGTCCCATTCACTATTGACTCCTTGGAGCCTTCCACTGATGCTCTGAATAAAG TTATTAAATTTGTGAGAGCAACTGGTGACTTACAGACCCTGTCAGATGTTGACCTTAAACTCCTTGCCTTGACTTACACATTAGAGGCGCAGATTCATGGAACAAAACATATTAGGGATGCTCCTCCTCCTATCCATACAGTTAATGTGAAGAGGCTTCCTGAGAAGGATATGCCTGGCTGGGGTTCTAATGTTCCTAATTTGGAAGAATGGGAAGCATTAGAACAGGAAGCTGGGGATGGATTGAATGCTGGTTCGAGGATCCTTCCCTTGAAAGAGATGAGCTTGAACACTATCACTGTAGATGACCAATCTGAAGATTGTGCTGTGGTGACTGGAAGTGAAGAGCATTCTGAAAATCACGAAGATGTTGACCATGGTTTGAGAAAGCATAGGAGATATCcaccaaagaaaaaagagataagCATCGAAGGGAAGAAGATGGTAGCTGATGGAATTGATGCATCTCAGgggcagtttgatgatgatgctggTGATTGGATGCCTGCTGTCAGTCGAAGTACTCATAGGAGGTTTCTTAGAAGGAAAGCTAGACGTGAATATAATGAGGcattaattgaaaaagataGTCGGGAAAATATGGAGAGCAACGATATCAAGGAAATTACTATTCCAGATCCATCGTTGCATCAAAGTTCAGAATCAGTAAATGCTGGAAATGGTATTTATGAGGAGAGTGAGATGAAGAATAATGATGAAGATCTTAGTTCAATTCTAACTAAAATGAGGCTGGAAGAAGAATCAGCGAAGGCTCTTCAAGAAGGGAAAGAAGAGAACAGCACTTCAGTGGGGCTTAAGTTTACGGATAACATGCATCTGGAAGCTTCTGCTGACAGCAATGCCAATGTTGATCTTGAAGCTAATATTGCCAATGGAGAATTAGATCACTTGGACATCTTAAGCGAAACCACTGAAACTGTTGATGTGTCACATGGTGATGATGATGCCAGTGAGCAAAGCTGGATGCTTAGATCCTTATCAGAGTCCAGCGTAGCTTGTGTAACTAGTGATTATGCAATGCAGAATGTACTTCTGCAAATGGGATTGCGTCTACTGGCCCCTGGAGGAATGCAAATCCGCCAGCTGCACAG GTGGATATTGAAATGCCATGCATGTTATACTGTTACTGCTGAGATTGGGAGAATATTTTGTCCAAAGTGTGGAAATGGTGGGACTTTAAGAAAGGTAGCTATTACAGTTGGTGAGAATGGAATTGTTCTAGCAGACTGTCGTCCGCGGATCAGTCTGCGTGGTACAAAA TTTTCACTGCCTTTACCACAAGGAGGAAGGGATGCCATAACTAAGAATCTCATTCTACGTGAAGATCAACTCCCGCAAAAGCTTCTTTACCCcaagacaaagaagaaagtgAATAAACAG GGCGATGACTTCTTTGCTGTAGATGACATCTTCAGCCACCATACTGATAAAAGAGCTCCTTTCCGGCCACCGATAAGGAAGGCGTTAGCAGTTTTCAGTGGAAGGAGGAATCCCAATGACAATCACTACTCCCGACCGAAGAATTGA
- the LOC8266451 gene encoding actin-depolymerizing factor — MANSSSGMAVNDECKLKFLELKAKRSYRFIVFKIEEKIQQVTVEKLGQPQESYEDFTASLPANECRYAVYDLDFTTNENVQKSKIFFVAWSPDTSKVRSKMLYASSKDRFRRELDGVQVELQATDPSEMSFDIVKARAI, encoded by the exons ATG GCGAATTCTTCATCTGGAATGGCTGTGAATGATGAGTGCAAGCTGAAGTTCTTAGAATTAAAAGCGAAAAGAAGCTACCGGTTTATAGTGTTCAAGATTGAGGAGAAGATTCAGCAAGTGACCGTCGAAAAGCTAGGGCAACCTCAAGAAAGTTATGAAGATTTTACTGCTAGTTTGCCAGCCAATGAATGCCGATATGCTGTCTATGATTTGGATTTCACAACCAACGAGAATGTCCAGAAAAGCAAAATATTCTTCGTTGCCTG GTCTCCTGATACATCAAAAGTGAGAAGTAAAATGTTGTACGCGAGTTCAAAGGACAGATTCAGGAGAGAGCTTGATGGAGTTCAGGTTGAGTTGCAAGCAACAGACCCAAGTGAGATGAGCTTTGACATTGTTAAAGCTCGAGCTATATAA